From the genome of Muricauda sp. SCSIO 64092, one region includes:
- a CDS encoding DUF4202 domain-containing protein, with protein sequence MEASQKLSKAFEFFDAANAKDPNTEIFEGKTYPKELLYARRMTAVLNEFEPEASEALQLTARCQHICRWEIPRESYEMNRVGYLQWRQELKKFHAQKASDILAKIGYEKQLIDRVTFLLLKKKLKRDEETQTLEDVICLVFLKYYYEPFLVKHDDDKIISILQKTWKKMSGKGQQSALQLDFSNRGGDLIAKALA encoded by the coding sequence ATGGAGGCTTCCCAAAAACTGAGCAAGGCATTTGAATTTTTTGATGCGGCCAATGCCAAAGACCCAAATACCGAAATATTTGAAGGGAAAACCTATCCCAAGGAACTGCTTTATGCCAGGCGGATGACCGCGGTGCTCAACGAATTTGAACCAGAAGCGTCGGAAGCTTTGCAACTCACTGCCCGTTGTCAACATATTTGCCGGTGGGAAATTCCCCGGGAATCGTACGAGATGAATCGGGTAGGCTATTTGCAGTGGCGACAGGAACTGAAAAAATTCCATGCCCAAAAAGCCAGTGACATTTTGGCCAAGATAGGTTACGAAAAGCAGCTGATCGATCGGGTCACCTTCCTATTGCTCAAAAAGAAATTGAAGAGGGATGAAGAAACCCAAACCTTGGAAGACGTGATATGTTTGGTTTTCCTAAAATACTATTACGAGCCTTTTTTGGTAAAACACGATGATGATAAAATCATTTCCATATTACAAAAGACCTGGAAAAAGATGTCCGGGAAAGGACAACAATCTGCCTTACAACTGGATTTCTCCAATAGGGGGGGCGATTTGATAGCCAAGGCCCTGGCGTAA
- a CDS encoding response regulator transcription factor → MSNQKTSDIVRIVLADDHALVRDGIRALLEEEKNLKVVGEVSNGLEALKMVTELTPDVLIIDIRMPELSGIEAVEQLNQKEKSTTKSIILSMHDSEEYILKSVKAGANGYLLKDTDKNEFIKAIHTVNAGGKFFSGDISNVLVNNLFGASAANPAPKNQSKQNPFDLTNKELRVLELILSGLTNKEISEKLQNSKRTIETHRFNLMKKMKVKNLLDLAKKAQKHNLVNP, encoded by the coding sequence ATGTCCAATCAAAAGACTTCTGACATTGTTCGTATCGTTTTGGCCGATGATCATGCTTTGGTGCGTGACGGGATTCGGGCTTTGTTGGAAGAAGAGAAAAATCTTAAGGTTGTTGGGGAGGTTTCCAATGGTTTGGAAGCCTTAAAAATGGTAACGGAACTGACCCCTGATGTTTTGATTATCGACATTCGCATGCCGGAATTGAGTGGTATTGAAGCCGTGGAACAACTGAACCAAAAAGAAAAATCAACTACCAAAAGCATTATCCTTTCCATGCACGATTCCGAAGAATATATCCTTAAATCGGTCAAGGCCGGCGCCAACGGCTATTTATTGAAGGACACCGATAAAAACGAATTCATCAAGGCCATCCATACCGTAAATGCTGGGGGCAAATTTTTTAGTGGGGACATTTCGAATGTGTTGGTCAATAATCTTTTTGGAGCCAGTGCAGCAAATCCAGCTCCAAAAAACCAATCCAAACAAAACCCATTTGATCTGACCAACAAGGAACTACGGGTCTTGGAACTGATCTTATCGGGACTTACCAATAAGGAGATTTCAGAAAAACTGCAAAACAGCAAACGCACCATTGAAACACATCGTTTTAACCTTATGAAAAAGATGAAGGTCAAAAACTTGTTGGATTTGGCCAAAAAGGCCCAGAAGCATAATTTGGTAAATCCCTAA
- a CDS encoding alginate export family protein, giving the protein MKKQFLILGLVFLLAQSLKAQFTLDAQFRPRSEYRNGFQFLQQEGVDAGFVTNTRARLGAKYKTPSYEIYINIQDVQIWGENPQILPIDANNSFALFEAWGELQLGKGWSTKLGRQVLSYDDQRYFGGLDWAQQGRYHDLAMIKYRQEGFMLDLGVAFNQDLDNQGGPLFGFKNAGTEFNSGNPFQYKTMQHLYAKKAFGEFSASLLLVNLGFQQIDATTGDVSDIRSTFTAGTHLAYKKGKFGLEGNAFLQTGEFLTGIDIDGAYLLGLEASYKISPKTTLGIGVETISGDDTSTADATEAFLPHFGTNHKFNGFMDHFYVGNWVNRVGLLDIHASAVFNLGPKTTLFAKFLNFSGMEDTPNGESNLGNELDLVLTQKFNGFALKLGYSQLFAADGLEELETQRLGAAAPVDFKGSQNWAWAMLIIKPTLFTTAKKDQ; this is encoded by the coding sequence ATGAAAAAGCAGTTTTTAATCCTAGGTCTGGTATTTCTATTGGCCCAATCCCTAAAAGCACAGTTTACCTTAGATGCCCAGTTTAGGCCTAGATCGGAGTATAGAAATGGCTTTCAATTTTTGCAGCAAGAAGGCGTCGATGCGGGTTTCGTGACCAATACCAGGGCAAGATTGGGTGCCAAATACAAAACACCATCCTACGAGATTTACATCAATATCCAGGATGTTCAAATTTGGGGCGAAAACCCCCAAATCTTGCCCATTGATGCCAACAATTCCTTTGCGCTTTTTGAAGCTTGGGGAGAACTGCAATTGGGCAAGGGATGGTCCACAAAACTGGGGCGACAAGTGCTATCGTATGATGATCAGCGTTATTTTGGTGGGTTGGATTGGGCACAGCAAGGCAGATATCACGATCTGGCCATGATAAAATACCGCCAAGAGGGATTTATGCTGGATCTTGGCGTGGCCTTCAATCAAGATCTGGACAACCAAGGTGGTCCCTTGTTTGGATTTAAAAATGCGGGTACTGAATTCAACTCAGGCAATCCGTTTCAGTACAAGACCATGCAGCACCTCTATGCAAAGAAAGCGTTTGGAGAATTCAGTGCGAGCTTACTTTTAGTCAATTTAGGTTTTCAACAAATTGATGCCACCACCGGTGATGTCAGCGATATCCGAAGTACGTTCACCGCAGGCACCCACCTGGCCTACAAAAAAGGGAAATTTGGATTGGAAGGAAATGCCTTTCTACAAACCGGTGAGTTCTTGACCGGCATTGATATCGATGGGGCATATTTGTTGGGATTGGAAGCGTCCTACAAAATTAGTCCCAAAACCACCTTAGGCATAGGTGTTGAAACGATCAGCGGTGACGACACCTCAACCGCCGATGCCACTGAAGCTTTTTTGCCCCATTTTGGCACCAATCACAAATTCAACGGTTTTATGGACCATTTCTATGTGGGCAATTGGGTAAACCGTGTGGGTCTATTGGATATTCACGCCAGCGCTGTATTTAATTTGGGACCAAAAACCACCTTGTTCGCCAAATTTTTGAATTTCAGTGGGATGGAGGATACGCCCAACGGTGAAAGCAACTTGGGCAATGAACTCGATTTGGTGCTCACCCAAAAATTCAATGGCTTTGCCTTAAAGTTGGGCTATTCACAATTGTTTGCCGCAGATGGTTTGGAAGAATTGGAAACCCAACGATTGGGAGCTGCGGCGCCGGTTGATTTTAAAGGCTCACAAAACTGGGCCTGGGCCATGCTTATCATCAAACCCACCTTATTCACCACGGCCAAAAAAGACCAGTAA
- the cobA gene encoding uroporphyrinogen-III C-methyltransferase produces MEFKTDIQKKVTLVGAGPGREDLITIAGLRIIQQADVILYDALVNPKLLDHSKPGAQHIYVGKRSGKHSISQVEIHKLLLECALSKNRVVRLKGGDPFVFGRASEEIEYLESFGISVEVIPGVSSAISVPGGQGIPLTKRGVSTSFWVMTATTKDGSFSKDLQLAAKSSATLVILMGVRKIHQIAELVRDYRSGLTPIALIQNGTLPTENCITATLNSTEKVFKTIDVSQPGILVIGDVVADHASFYDEEIQRVLYSYL; encoded by the coding sequence ATGGAGTTTAAAACGGATATACAGAAAAAAGTGACTTTGGTAGGAGCCGGTCCCGGCCGTGAAGACCTGATAACTATTGCTGGTTTACGTATAATTCAACAAGCCGATGTTATTTTATATGATGCATTGGTCAATCCAAAACTTTTGGATCATTCAAAACCAGGCGCACAACATATATACGTAGGAAAACGTAGTGGAAAACACAGCATATCACAAGTTGAAATCCATAAACTTTTACTGGAATGTGCACTCAGCAAGAATAGGGTAGTACGGTTAAAGGGAGGCGACCCTTTTGTTTTTGGAAGGGCTTCCGAAGAAATTGAATATTTGGAATCCTTCGGAATTTCGGTCGAGGTCATTCCTGGGGTCTCAAGTGCCATTTCGGTTCCGGGCGGTCAAGGTATCCCTTTGACCAAACGCGGGGTCAGTACCAGTTTCTGGGTCATGACGGCCACCACTAAGGATGGTAGCTTTTCCAAGGATTTGCAACTTGCTGCGAAATCCTCTGCCACTTTGGTGATTTTAATGGGCGTACGAAAAATTCACCAAATCGCTGAATTGGTAAGGGATTACCGGTCGGGGCTCACCCCAATTGCCCTTATTCAAAACGGAACGCTTCCCACAGAAAATTGTATCACAGCCACACTGAATTCCACGGAAAAGGTATTTAAGACCATCGATGTAAGTCAACCCGGCATCTTGGTTATCGGTGATGTAGTGGCCGACCACGCTTCCTTCTATGATGAGGAAATACAGCGCGTGTTGTATTCCTATTTATAA
- the nirD gene encoding nitrite reductase small subunit NirD, whose translation MEAVLEAYQSTDTNAVTTWFKACTVKSIPENGGACVKYRDKQIAIFNFARKNVWYACQNLCPHKMEMVLSRGMIGDAEGIAKVACPLHKKTFSLESGENLNGDLPAIATYPVKIEDGFVYLGFSE comes from the coding sequence ATGGAAGCAGTGTTAGAAGCCTACCAAAGTACGGATACAAACGCAGTAACAACATGGTTCAAGGCGTGTACCGTTAAAAGCATTCCGGAGAATGGCGGAGCGTGTGTAAAATACAGGGACAAGCAAATAGCCATCTTCAATTTTGCGCGAAAAAATGTTTGGTACGCCTGTCAAAATCTATGTCCCCATAAAATGGAAATGGTGCTTTCCCGAGGAATGATCGGTGATGCCGAGGGTATTGCCAAAGTGGCCTGCCCATTGCACAAAAAAACATTCTCATTGGAGAGTGGGGAAAATCTGAATGGGGACTTGCCAGCGATTGCGACCTATCCCGTAAAAATTGAGGACGGATTTGTGTATCTTGGTTTTTCGGAATAA
- a CDS encoding CmpA/NrtA family ABC transporter substrate-binding protein → MKTTLTKTLGLCVALLLVACGGKQAKKSEATAQANIPTTSLEIEKPQLTFGFIKLTDMAPLAIAKEKGFFEEEGLFVSVEAQSNWKNVLDRVIDGQLDGSHMLSGQPIAAGAGFGRQAELVTPFSMDLNGNGITVSNDVWSKMKPNVPKSADGKPIHPIKADALKPVISTYKNNGKPFKMGMVFPVSTHNYEIRYWLAAAGIHPGMYTADNVQGQIDAEVLLSVTPPPQMPATLEAGTIYGYCVGEPWNQQAVFKGIGVPVTTNYDIWKNNPEKVFVMTKKFVDENPNTAIAVTKALIRAGKWLDEPGNRAEAVKILSMPQYVGADEVVLANSMTGTFEFEKGDKRSMPDFNVFYKYNATYPFYSDGIWFLTQMRRWGQIPEAKPASWYEETIKDIYRPDIWKKAAHMLVTEGHIPAMDIPETDGYKPATSDFIDGNTYDAKDPIGYINSFEIGNKDDSSL, encoded by the coding sequence ATGAAAACAACACTGACAAAAACCTTAGGCCTATGTGTTGCCTTACTACTTGTTGCCTGTGGAGGCAAACAGGCCAAAAAGAGTGAAGCAACCGCTCAGGCCAATATTCCAACGACTTCATTGGAAATTGAGAAGCCACAATTGACCTTCGGCTTTATTAAACTGACCGATATGGCTCCCCTGGCCATCGCCAAGGAAAAAGGGTTTTTTGAAGAGGAAGGCCTTTTTGTTTCCGTAGAAGCACAGTCGAACTGGAAAAATGTGTTGGATCGGGTTATTGACGGTCAATTGGACGGTTCCCACATGCTGTCGGGTCAGCCCATTGCTGCAGGAGCGGGATTTGGTCGTCAGGCCGAACTGGTGACCCCGTTTTCAATGGATTTGAACGGTAACGGAATTACCGTTTCCAATGATGTATGGTCCAAAATGAAGCCCAACGTTCCCAAAAGTGCGGATGGCAAACCTATCCACCCTATTAAAGCAGACGCCCTTAAACCGGTAATCAGCACATACAAAAACAATGGAAAACCGTTTAAAATGGGCATGGTATTTCCCGTTTCCACCCACAACTATGAGATTCGTTATTGGTTGGCAGCTGCCGGAATCCATCCGGGCATGTACACCGCTGACAATGTACAGGGACAAATCGATGCCGAAGTACTGCTATCGGTCACCCCGCCACCACAAATGCCTGCTACATTGGAAGCCGGAACCATTTATGGCTACTGTGTAGGTGAACCCTGGAACCAACAAGCGGTATTCAAGGGAATTGGGGTACCCGTTACCACGAATTACGACATCTGGAAAAACAATCCTGAAAAGGTGTTTGTAATGACCAAAAAATTTGTGGATGAAAATCCGAATACGGCCATTGCGGTGACCAAAGCTTTGATTAGGGCCGGTAAGTGGTTGGATGAGCCTGGGAATCGTGCCGAAGCGGTAAAAATCCTTTCCATGCCCCAATATGTGGGTGCCGACGAAGTGGTCCTGGCAAATTCCATGACCGGGACTTTTGAATTTGAGAAGGGTGACAAGCGTTCCATGCCCGATTTCAATGTATTCTACAAGTACAATGCCACCTATCCTTTTTACTCTGATGGTATTTGGTTTTTAACACAAATGCGCAGATGGGGGCAAATTCCAGAAGCCAAACCCGCTTCATGGTATGAAGAGACCATCAAGGATATCTACCGCCCGGACATCTGGAAAAAAGCGGCCCATATGCTGGTTACGGAAGGTCATATTCCTGCCATGGATATTCCCGAAACCGATGGCTATAAACCCGCCACTTCAGATTTCATTGATGGCAATACCTATGATGCCAAGGACCCCATTGGCTACATCAACAGTTTTGAAATAGGAAACAAAGACGATTCCTCTTTATAA
- the nirB gene encoding nitrite reductase large subunit NirB, producing the protein MQRIVVIGNGMVGYKFCEKLVGLAKPGALDITVFGEEPRPAYDRVHLSAYFENRDARSLELAPASWYGDNGIALITNQYVSDIDKENKTIQTKSGETHTYDQLVLATGSAPFVPPIQGVEKDGVFVYRTIEDLEGMMAYAEKVKDKKTNGKTAILGGGLLGLEAGKAVLDMGLEPHVVEFAPKLMPRQLDARSSKVLQLTLESLGIHIHLSKTTNQILGNGAITGMEFGEDDKLDVDMLIISAGIRPRDELAKTCGLETGTRGGIVVNNRMQTSDPSIYAIGEVALYNQMIYGLVAPGYDMAKVAANQIMGDTDEVMPNDIDMSTKLKLIGVDVASFGRPFMPADKGHSIIFENKTKRLYKRINVSHDGKTLLGGILVGDAGDYNILHQMYLNGMALPENAEELVVGARGEGGAALGSAMDLPDTAQICSCESVSKGDICNSLLNGESSTLKDIVSCTKATTGCGGCKPMVVDLVNETLKSMGKVVKEVICEHFQYTRAELYDIVRVKGITSYNEALDTVGKGDGCEVCKPALASIFATIYNDTANKEAVIQDSNDRFLANIQRNGSYSVVPRIPGGEITPEKLIVLGQVAKKYGLYTKITGGQRIDLFGAELNDLPAIWQELIAAGFESGHAYGKALRTVKSCVGSTWCRYGMDESVSFAIELEERYKGLRSPHKLKGGVSGCIRECAEARGKDFGVIAVEGGWNLYVCGNGGAKPKHALLLAEQIDNKTVIKYLDRFLMYYIRTAAPLMRTAAWLEKLEGGIEQLKRIVVEDSLCLGDELELQMQALVDRYECEWKQAVENDEIRKRFQHFVNTEDRDDHMVFVPMREQKKPEAWAT; encoded by the coding sequence ATGCAACGGATAGTAGTCATTGGAAACGGAATGGTAGGGTACAAGTTCTGTGAGAAATTGGTGGGCCTTGCCAAGCCGGGGGCACTGGACATCACGGTATTTGGCGAAGAACCGCGGCCCGCATACGATAGGGTTCATTTAAGTGCCTATTTTGAAAATCGGGATGCCAGGTCATTGGAACTTGCTCCAGCCTCGTGGTACGGCGACAATGGGATTGCGTTGATTACCAACCAGTATGTCAGCGATATTGATAAAGAAAATAAAACCATCCAAACCAAATCCGGCGAAACCCATACCTATGATCAGTTAGTCTTGGCCACGGGTTCTGCGCCCTTTGTGCCGCCCATACAAGGTGTTGAAAAAGATGGTGTTTTTGTTTATCGAACTATTGAGGATTTGGAGGGTATGATGGCCTATGCCGAAAAAGTAAAGGATAAAAAAACCAATGGGAAAACGGCTATTCTTGGAGGGGGCCTACTGGGACTTGAAGCTGGAAAAGCGGTCTTGGACATGGGTTTGGAGCCCCATGTTGTGGAATTTGCCCCCAAGCTTATGCCCCGTCAATTGGATGCCCGAAGTAGTAAAGTACTACAATTGACCTTGGAGTCCCTGGGTATCCATATCCACCTGAGTAAAACCACCAACCAAATTTTGGGCAATGGGGCCATTACCGGTATGGAGTTTGGCGAGGATGACAAACTGGATGTGGACATGCTCATCATTTCGGCGGGAATTCGCCCTAGGGACGAACTTGCTAAAACCTGTGGTTTGGAAACGGGAACACGTGGGGGCATTGTAGTGAACAACAGAATGCAGACCTCAGACCCATCCATTTATGCCATTGGCGAAGTGGCGCTCTATAACCAAATGATTTATGGTCTGGTCGCCCCGGGTTATGATATGGCCAAGGTTGCGGCCAATCAAATAATGGGCGACACCGATGAAGTAATGCCTAACGACATTGATATGTCCACCAAACTAAAATTGATCGGGGTTGATGTGGCGAGCTTTGGAAGACCATTTATGCCAGCGGATAAGGGCCATTCCATCATTTTTGAGAATAAAACAAAACGACTGTACAAGCGTATCAACGTAAGTCATGACGGGAAAACCTTATTGGGAGGAATTTTAGTTGGGGATGCCGGGGATTACAATATTCTTCACCAAATGTACCTGAATGGGATGGCACTTCCTGAAAATGCCGAGGAGTTGGTCGTAGGTGCGCGTGGTGAAGGGGGCGCTGCCCTTGGCAGTGCCATGGATTTGCCCGATACTGCCCAAATTTGTTCTTGCGAAAGTGTCTCCAAAGGTGACATTTGCAATTCCCTTCTAAATGGGGAAAGCAGTACATTAAAGGACATTGTTTCCTGTACCAAAGCAACTACCGGTTGTGGTGGCTGTAAGCCAATGGTGGTGGATTTGGTCAATGAGACCTTAAAATCGATGGGAAAAGTGGTTAAGGAGGTCATCTGTGAACACTTTCAATACACCCGAGCGGAGTTGTACGACATAGTGAGGGTCAAGGGTATTACTTCTTATAACGAAGCCTTGGATACCGTTGGAAAAGGGGATGGATGCGAGGTTTGTAAACCTGCCCTGGCCTCGATCTTTGCAACAATTTATAACGATACTGCCAACAAGGAAGCGGTAATCCAAGATTCAAACGACCGCTTTTTGGCCAATATTCAACGAAACGGATCCTATTCCGTAGTACCCAGGATTCCTGGTGGGGAGATTACGCCCGAAAAGTTAATTGTCCTGGGACAGGTCGCTAAAAAATACGGCCTCTACACCAAAATTACGGGGGGGCAACGTATTGATCTATTTGGGGCCGAACTGAATGACCTTCCAGCGATTTGGCAAGAATTGATCGCTGCGGGCTTCGAAAGCGGCCACGCTTATGGCAAGGCCTTACGAACCGTAAAAAGCTGCGTGGGTTCTACCTGGTGCCGCTATGGAATGGATGAAAGTGTCAGCTTCGCCATCGAACTGGAAGAACGTTATAAGGGGCTTCGTTCACCCCATAAATTAAAAGGCGGGGTCTCCGGTTGCATCCGTGAATGTGCCGAAGCCCGTGGTAAGGATTTTGGCGTTATCGCCGTGGAAGGGGGATGGAACCTTTATGTATGTGGAAATGGTGGTGCAAAACCCAAGCACGCGTTGTTGCTGGCAGAACAAATAGACAATAAAACGGTGATTAAATATCTGGATCGTTTCTTAATGTACTACATCCGTACCGCGGCACCCTTAATGCGAACCGCAGCCTGGTTGGAAAAGCTTGAGGGGGGTATTGAGCAATTAAAACGGATTGTGGTCGAAGACAGTCTGTGTCTTGGGGATGAACTGGAATTGCAAATGCAGGCCTTGGTCGACCGTTATGAATGTGAGTGGAAGCAAGCCGTGGAAAACGATGAAATCAGAAAACGTTTTCAGCATTTTGTGAATACCGAAGATCGTGATGACCATATGGTTTTTGTACCCATGCGCGAACAAAAAAAGCCCGAAGCCTGGGCCACTTAA
- a CDS encoding ABC transporter ATP-binding protein, with protein sequence MQVEETIEKKYHQNGICYPSEKIMLDLRDLKKIYPTPKGDYVVLEHLNLQILKEEFVTIIGHSGCGKTTMLSMIAGLNAISGGNISVLGNPIKGPGPDRGVIFQAPSLMPWMTALQNVMLGVNRVFPHATKGQRKDIAKYYLQKVGLELAFNKKATELSQGEQQRVGIARAFAIKPKVLLLDEPFGMLDSLTRGELQDILIEIWNKEKITAVMITHDVDEAIFLADRVVMMTSGPRAKIGDVLEIAFERPRSRKAVLDHDDYYKYRKHLIDFLEH encoded by the coding sequence ATGCAAGTAGAAGAAACAATAGAAAAAAAGTATCACCAGAACGGCATATGCTATCCCTCGGAAAAAATAATGTTGGATTTAAGGGATTTGAAAAAAATCTACCCGACCCCAAAAGGTGACTATGTGGTTTTGGAGCATTTGAACCTTCAAATCCTTAAAGAGGAATTCGTGACCATCATTGGTCATTCGGGTTGCGGTAAAACAACCATGCTTTCCATGATTGCAGGCCTGAATGCGATTTCAGGAGGAAATATTTCCGTGTTGGGCAACCCCATTAAAGGGCCAGGTCCTGACCGAGGGGTTATTTTTCAAGCGCCCAGCCTAATGCCATGGATGACAGCCTTGCAAAATGTGATGCTTGGGGTAAATCGGGTATTTCCCCATGCGACCAAAGGGCAACGAAAAGATATTGCCAAATACTACTTGCAAAAGGTAGGATTGGAATTGGCCTTCAATAAAAAAGCCACCGAACTTTCACAGGGCGAACAACAACGGGTGGGTATCGCCAGGGCATTTGCCATAAAACCCAAAGTGCTTTTACTGGATGAACCTTTCGGCATGCTGGATTCTTTGACTCGAGGGGAGTTGCAGGATATCCTTATTGAAATCTGGAACAAAGAAAAAATTACCGCAGTCATGATCACCCACGACGTTGACGAAGCCATTTTTCTGGCCGATCGCGTGGTGATGATGACCAGTGGCCCAAGGGCCAAAATTGGTGATGTACTCGAAATTGCCTTTGAGCGCCCGCGCTCCAGAAAAGCGGTTTTGGACCATGACGATTATTACAAATACAGAAAACACCTTATTGATTTTCTAGAACATTAA
- a CDS encoding ABC transporter ATP-binding protein — translation MAYLELKNIAKAYGEGTNKTEVLADINLSIEEGEFVAIVGFTGSGKTTLVNLINGLLKPTLGEVLFKGDPVVDTSHERGVIFQNYSLLPWLTVGQNVALAVREAFPKNSKKEVKARVNEYVKMVNLYPAINKRPKELSGGMRQRVAVARALAMNPEMIIMDEPLGALDALTRGNLQDEILKIWSKDKRTALLITNDVDEGIYMADRIIPLRPGPNATLGPEFKIDIERPRDKTELNDNPEYKKTRNAIIEYLMGIGEERKSASKKVYVLPDLSPKSDVA, via the coding sequence ATGGCGTATTTGGAACTAAAAAATATAGCTAAGGCCTACGGTGAAGGCACAAACAAAACCGAGGTGCTTGCCGACATCAATTTAAGTATCGAGGAAGGCGAATTCGTGGCCATTGTAGGCTTTACGGGAAGCGGGAAGACCACCTTGGTCAACTTGATCAATGGTCTTTTAAAGCCCACTCTTGGTGAAGTGCTTTTTAAAGGTGACCCCGTAGTGGACACCAGCCACGAACGAGGGGTCATTTTTCAGAACTATTCGCTGTTGCCGTGGTTGACCGTGGGTCAAAATGTAGCTCTAGCGGTTAGGGAGGCCTTCCCAAAAAACAGCAAAAAAGAGGTAAAGGCCAGGGTTAATGAATATGTGAAAATGGTGAACCTTTATCCGGCCATCAACAAACGGCCCAAAGAACTGTCCGGCGGAATGCGCCAGCGTGTGGCCGTGGCCAGGGCATTGGCGATGAATCCTGAAATGATCATCATGGATGAACCTTTGGGTGCGCTGGATGCCCTTACCCGGGGCAACCTGCAAGATGAGATTTTAAAGATTTGGAGCAAGGACAAGCGAACAGCACTTTTGATCACCAACGATGTGGATGAGGGCATTTATATGGCAGACCGCATTATTCCCCTCCGCCCAGGGCCAAACGCCACTTTAGGGCCCGAATTCAAAATCGATATTGAACGCCCAAGGGATAAAACCGAACTCAACGATAATCCAGAATATAAAAAGACACGTAACGCCATCATCGAATACCTCATGGGCATTGGTGAAGAGCGTAAATCAGCATCAAAAAAGGTTTATGTACTTCCCGATTTGAGTCCAAAAAGTGATGTGGCCTAA
- a CDS encoding ABC transporter permease — MKQSVVVNKSEELKVAGMLKTLLSKINFTLPRLDGKGLVRNLLIPLVSIILFVVLWHFGAKALFTIEADYKIQKALTEQGQVAADLMQACIGSGDISCQPNTLPSPAQVWASFNTLIADHKVISADKLAFREKTAAINEKRIAQGKDPITYTGRPSFVDQIFTSLKTVFAGFVLAFLIAVPIGVIIGLSKTLRNSFNWLIQIFKPVSPVVWLLLVFMIVKTMTKDSNQDSAFIISFISVGLCAMWATLVNTAMGVSSVDKDYINVAKVLKLGPLQKVFKVILPSSLPLIFTGLRITLSVAWMVLIAIELLAQSPGLGSFVWEEFQNGANDSNSKIIVAMFVIGIIGFLLDRIMLIIQNTVSFNKNATA, encoded by the coding sequence ATGAAGCAAAGTGTGGTCGTAAACAAATCAGAAGAATTAAAAGTGGCAGGAATGCTCAAAACACTCCTGTCCAAAATCAACTTTACCTTGCCAAGGTTGGATGGCAAAGGACTGGTGCGCAACCTATTGATTCCCTTAGTATCCATAATCCTGTTCGTTGTTTTATGGCATTTTGGGGCCAAGGCATTGTTCACTATTGAGGCCGATTACAAAATACAAAAGGCACTGACCGAACAAGGTCAGGTAGCAGCCGATTTAATGCAAGCCTGTATCGGCTCAGGAGACATTAGTTGTCAACCCAACACCTTGCCCTCACCTGCTCAAGTTTGGGCTTCGTTCAATACCCTGATTGCCGACCATAAGGTCATTAGTGCCGATAAATTGGCCTTTAGGGAAAAAACGGCGGCCATCAACGAGAAACGAATTGCCCAGGGCAAAGATCCCATAACCTATACAGGGCGGCCCTCATTTGTAGACCAGATTTTCACCAGCCTCAAAACCGTATTTGCCGGTTTTGTACTGGCATTCCTGATTGCAGTGCCAATCGGGGTTATCATTGGATTGAGCAAAACGCTCCGAAATTCCTTCAACTGGTTGATCCAAATCTTCAAGCCGGTTTCCCCGGTAGTTTGGTTGCTTTTGGTGTTCATGATTGTTAAGACCATGACCAAGGATTCCAATCAGGACAGTGCTTTTATCATTTCGTTCATTAGTGTTGGTCTTTGTGCCATGTGGGCGACTTTGGTCAACACTGCAATGGGGGTTTCCTCAGTGGACAAAGATTACATCAACGTGGCCAAAGTCTTGAAATTGGGTCCACTTCAAAAAGTATTCAAGGTGATTTTACCCTCGTCATTGCCCTTGATCTTCACCGGACTTCGAATCACATTATCCGTAGCTTGGATGGTTTTGATTGCCATTGAGCTTTTGGCCCAGAGTCCGGGATTGGGGTCTTTTGTTTGGGAGGAATTCCAAAATGGGGCCAATGATTCGAATTCGAAGATCATTGTTGCCATGTTCGTCATTGGCATTATCGGTTTCTTGTTGGACAGGATTATGCTCATTATCCAGAATACGGTGTCGTTCAATAAAAATGCAACTGCTTAA